The genomic window ATCATTGGGTCGCTTGGCGATGGCCTTAAGGACGATGTCGTCAATCGCCGGCGGGACATCGTCGCGGGTGCCTCGTTGGCTGGGCGGCGGCAGTTCGCGGTGGCAAATGTTATCGAAGGTTTCGTCGATGGTCCGTCCTTTGAAGGGCTCGCACAGCGTTAGCATCTCGTACAGCACCACGCCGACACTGAAAACATCCGTACGCTCATCGATGGTGCGATTGCCGCGAACTTGTTCGGGCGACATGTACAACGGCGTGCCGGGCCGCACGCCCTGTTGGGTCAGGGCTTGCAGCTGATCCTTATCGTCGGCGACGCGCAGAACGCTGGCACCGATGGCTGGATTTTCGTCGACGTGTCCCCACACCTTGGCCACGCCCCAGTCGAGCAGGATGACTTCACCAAAATTGCCAACCCAGATGTTCTCGGGCTTTACATCTCGATGGATCACGCCACGCAGGTGCGCGTAAGCCAAAGCTTGACAGACGTTACTGACGATTTCGATGCGTTCGCGCACCGGGTACATTGTTAGCGTCTGAGGATCGTTGCGAGCGACGCGTTTGAGAACTTCAAAAAAGTTCTCGCCCGAAATCCGTTTCATGGTGAAAAACAGCCCCTCTTTGGGATCGTCACCGATCTCGTAAACGGGCACCGTGTTGGGGTGCTGCAACTGGGCGGTGACGCGAGCTTCACGCAGAAAGCGACGTCGTTCGTGGCGATCGCGACAGACATTGGGCAGCAGGGTTTTGACCGCGACGGTACGACCTACCACCGTATCAATACAACTCCGCAGCAGTGCGTTTCCGCCACGAGCCATTTCGCGAAAATTGCTATATCGAGCCAACCCAGGCGGAATCGGGTCCGGCAACTCGGGGTCGGTCGACGAGAGGATGATTTCGGAGGGGTGTGAAAAAGACATCGCTTTCCATTTCGGCAGACGAACCCGTACTTTATACCATGGTTACCGAGGGGAGTTCATGGTCGTTGTTCGCTCCGCGAACAAAACGTTACGTTCGCGGAGCGAACGACGACCATGATGCCAACAAAAATACCCCGTGCAAGCGAGCTTGCACGGGGTCTGCTATTTGATGTGTGAAGTTTGGGTTAGGCAGGCGTGCCGACCTTAGCGCTTCGCACGGTGTTGATGATGGCCGATGCGACCATGTAGGGATCGGCGTTGGAGGCCGGACGGCGGTCTTCCAACCAGCCCTTCCAGCCGCGTTCGACGGTGGCGATCGGAATCCGGATCGAGGCACCGCGGTCCGACACGCCGTAGCTGAACTTGTCGATCGACTGGGTTTCGTGCAGACCCGTCAGACGCTGGTCGTTGTCCGCACCGTAAACGTCGATGTGTTCTTGGATGCGAGGCTGGAAAGCGTTGCAGACCTGCTCGTAAACTTCTTGGCTGCCACAGGTACGCAGCAAGCTGTTGGAGAAGTTGGCGTGCATGCCGCTGCCGTTCCAGTCGCCCTGAACCGGTTTGCAGTGCCAGTTGATCGATACGCTGTGCGCTTCGGCGACGCGTTCGAGCAGGTACCGAGCCACCCAAACTTCGTCTCCGGCACGCTTGGCGCTCTTGGCAAACACCTGGAATTCCCACTGACCCATCATCACTTCGGCGTTGATGCCTTCGACGTTCAGGCCCGATTCCAGGCACAGTTCCAGGTGCTCTTCGACGATTTCACGTCCAATGGCTTTGCCGGATCCGACGCTGCAGTAGTACGGTCCCTGAGGCGCGGGGAAACCTTCGGCGGGAAAGCCGATCGGTTTGTTGGTGTCGGGGTTCCAGATCGTGTATTCCTGTTCGAAGCCGAACCAGAAGTCGTCGTCGTCATCCATGATGGTGGAGCGACCGTTGGTGCGGTGCGGCGTGCCATCGGAATTCATGACTTCGCACATGACCAAAAAGCCCTTGCCCAGACGGCCCGGATCGGGGTAGCAGGCAACGGGTTTCAGCAGGCAGTCGCTGGAGTTGCCGGCGGCTTGCTGAGTCGACGAACCGTCGAAGGACCAGACTTCCGCATCTTCCACATTGCCGCTGAAGTCATCAACGACTTTGGTTTTGCTGCGAAGCGTTTGGGTCGGTTGATAGCCATCCAACCAGATGTACTCTAACTTGCATTTCGTCATCACGGATTCCCAAGTGATTTGGTGGAAACAGTATCCTCCTGAACAAATTTCACGTATCCGGCCTCGCGGAAAACGGAATCACGTGAATCCTACGTTGCCGACCGATCAAGGTTTTTTGCATCCCGCTTGCCTTCAGGATGCCGCTTCACCGCTCGACAGCTATAGAATACCCTTAATCGCAAAAAATAAAAAGCCGTTGGCAGATAAAGTGCCGCAAATACCTCTGTGAGGACGTTAATGCTGTCTTGGTGACCGCAGTTTAGCTGCCTGCCCCGTTCGCTAGCGTTCCGCGGTCTGTCCCACGTTCTGGCGAACGTCGCTGCCGGCGTGCTGGGACTGCACTAGACGTTGGCTCGGCCGCGGGGGCCCAGTCGACCAAACATCCGGTCCAGCTCGTCGCGGCTGAAAAACAATGCCGTGGGGCGGCCATGGGGGCAATGATGCGTGTCCTGGTACAAATCCCGCTGCTCAAGCAGGCTGGTGATCTCTTCGGCCGCCAGTCGGTCGCCGGCTTTAATCGCGGCCTTGCAAGCGATCGTATGCAGCAAATGGTCCAGCAGGTCGCGGATTTCCGGATCCTTGCCGGCGGCGATGATCGATTCGAGCGATTGCCGCAGCACTTCGCTGGGGCTGAGGTTGGCCAGCATGGCCGGATAGGACTGTACCAGCACGGTATCGCCGCCAAAGGGCTCGATTTCGATCCCGACTTTGTCCAGGACGTCCTTGGCATCCAGGGCGGCCGTTTGTTCGGCGGGCGTCAGCGAGACCGGTTCGGGAACCAACAGCCGCTGGGTTTCGATGCCCTCGCCCAGCACTTTTTCGCGGATTCGCTCGTACAGCACGCGTTCATGCAGGGCGTGTTGATCGACCACCACCATGCCCTTCTCGTCCTGAGTGACCAAGTAGCGATTGTGGACCTGCAGTCCCAGATGGCTCAGCGGCGGCGAATGCGCGGGGTCGGTCCGGCCGACCGCCGACAGCGGGTCGCCACCGTGCGTCCCATCGGCGGAGGGCAGCACGCCCGGCTGGCCCATGGTTTGTTCCCAAGGTGCGGCCGGGTCGGAACTCGGTTGGCCCGCATCCGCGGCACCGGGGCCAAGCCCGCCGCTGTGGGCGGCGGGCAGCGAACCGGCGACGCTGCTGGGGCCGTCGGCGAAAGGTTGGAACTGGGGGACGCCGCTGAGGCTGGCGGCGATCGGCGGAGCGGTGGTTCCGGTACGCGCCCAATCGATGACATTCTGACGCTGGGAGGCTTCCACCGAGGGGGCCATGCCCAGCGCGCTGCCGCTGGGCAGCGGCGCTGTCGATTCGCTATTGGTCGCGTCGCCGTTGGATGCATCGGATGAGGCGGCGGGGCTGGACGGCCCAACCCGCATCGTCATGTCGGTGGACAGGAAACGATGGCGGAGCGTTTGTAGGACGCGGCTGTAAATACGGCCGCCGTCGGTAAAGCGAACTTCCAGCTTGCAGGGGTGCACATTGACGTCGACCATTTCTGGCGGAATCGACACCCGCAGAAAGCCGACAGGAAAACGGCCCACCATCAACAGTCCCCGGTAAGCTTCCCCGAGGGCATGTTGCAGCGAGCGATCGCGGATGAAGCGGCCATTTAAAAACAGGTACTGCATGCGATTGTTGCCGCGACTGACGGCGGGGTCGCAGGCGTAGCCCGAGATGCGAATCTGGCCGTCGTCGCTGTCCAGCGGGATCAGCGAGTCGGAGACCTCGCCCCCGAAAAAGGCTTCGATGCGATCCACCCAGCGTTCGGTTTGCGGCAGGTCGTAAAGCGTCTTGTCGCCGTTGCTGAGCACCATGTGGATTTGCGGATTGGCCAGCGCCAGCCGTGTAAAGGCTTCCACAATATGGCCGCGTTCGGTTTGCGGGGTCCGCAGGAATTTGCGCCGCACGGGGGTGTTGAAAAACAGGTTGCGGATTTCGATCGAGGTGCCTTGAGGACAACCGCAGGGCGCCACCGGTTCCAGGACGCCACCGCGAATCCGCAACTCGGCGCCTTCGCTGCCCGCCTCGGTGCGGCTGCGGATCAGCATTTGCGAAACCGAAGCGATCGACGCCAAAGCTTCCCCGCGGAAACCCAGCGTGCCGACGTGAAACAGCGAGTCATCGTCGGGTAGTTTGCTGGTGGCATGACTGGTCACGGCCAGCGGCAACTGTTCGGCGGAAATCCCGCAACCGTCGTCGCTCACTCGAATCCGTTCGGTGCCGCCTTTTTCGATCAGCAACTCGATTCGCCGCGCCCCCGCATCGACGCTGTTCTCCAGCAGTTCTTTGACCACGGAAGCCGGCCGTTCGATGACCTCGCCGGCAGCGATTTGATTGACAAGATTCGGCGGTAATTGGCGGATAGTAGGCATGCCCTTAGTTTAAGGCGTGCCGGGTATTGAGCAACCGAGGTAGTCGTCACTGCTTCATTCTCCCTCTGGGAGAGTCGAGCGTCAGCGAGGAGAGGGCGACCGCGCCGCTGCACAAGTCATAGAAACCTCCCCCCGCAGCTAGAAATTCCGCCAGGTGCTTAGATTTCCCAACCCGGACGGTAGGATTCTTTGATCAAGGCTTGGGCCGCGGCGTTATCACCGGTTTTTAGAGTAGCGGCATCCCAATGGAAGCCACCCGCCCGGTAGGCCACGTTGCCCAGCAGCACGGTTTCGGCCAAGGGCCCCGAGTAATCAAAGTTGCAGGTCGCCGCTTCGGCACCCTTGCAGGCGGCGATCCATTCTTTGTGAAAGCCGGGCGAATCGGGAATGAACTTCTGCGGCCGTTGGTAATCGGCGAACTTTTCTTCGGGCAGCAGTTGCAGGCGGTCGAAGCCACACAGCAGCATGCCATCTTCGCCGAGAAACAGCGTGTTGTTGCCCTTGCTGGACAAGCCCTTCTCTTTCAGGATCGGCGGCGTGCCGTGGTACCAATGCAGCTTTACCGGACCGCGAGACTCCACGGCGGGGTATTGGAACTCGCAGTGCATCGCCTTCGGCGTCCGCTCTTCGTCGACCTCCGGGCCACTGGCTTTGACTCGCGTCGGGTACTTCAGGCCCAAAGCCCAGAAGGGGATGTCCAGGATGTGGCAGCCCCAGTTGCCGGTTTCGCCGGTACCGAAGTCCCACCAGAATCGCCAGCCGTAAGGACAGAACGAAGGATGATAGGGCCGCGGCTGTGCGGGCCCCAGCCACAGGTCGTAGTCCAGTGTGGCGGGAACCGGCGGCGTGTCGTTGGGGATGCTGGGCATGCCGCGACTGCCACCGACCCAGCAATGCACTTCGCTGACCTTGCCGATCGCACCGCTTTGCACCAGTTCCACCACGCGATGCATGTTGGACATCGCATGCCGTTGGGCGCCCAGTTGCGTGGCCAAGTTGTGTTTCCGGGCGTATTCGGTCAGGGTCCGCGTTTCCCAAACGTTGTGGGCTAACGGCTTTTCCAGATACACATGCAGGCCCAACTGCATGGCGGCGTATGCCGGATGGAAGTGCGTGTGGTCGGGGGTGCTGATCACGATCGCATCGAGGTCCTGACCGAGTTCATCGAGCAGTTTGCGATAGTCGGTGTAGCGCCGGGTCTTGGAGTATTTCGAGAACATTCCGCCGGCCCGTTTTTCATCCACGTCGGCAAACGCCACTAGATTCTGGCTGCTGACGCCATTGACGTTAGCCGAGCCGCGGCCACCGACTCCGATGCAAGCGATGTTCAGCTTTTCGTTGGGGCTTTCCGCCGCCGAGACGCGTCGCGACGAAGTGCCGTGATAGAACGCCACCGAACCGGCGGCCAGGCCTTGGATCGCGCGACGACGATTGATTTGAGTGCTCATGTATTGGTCGTTGGTTAGAAGGATCGAACGTAGCATGGGCCCCCGGCCCGTGTTGAACGTAGCATGGGCCCCTGGCCCGTGTTGAATGTAGCATGGGCCCCTGGCCCGTGTTGAATGATGACGGGGCGCCGTTTACCCGGGCCGGGGACCCAGGCTACGAGTTTTTTCACCCGGGCCGGGGACCCAGGCTACGAGTTTTTTCACCCGGGCCGGGGACCCAGGCTACGAGTTTTTTCACCCGGGCCGGGGACCCAGGCTACGAGGGAGCTTAGGGCAGTTTTTTGACGCGGAGGTTTTTGAAGTACACCTTGCTGTCGGGGTCGTGAGCTTGGAGCGCAAAGGTGCCTTGGTCCAAGCGACGCGTGAACTGGTCGCTTTCCGGTTGTTTGTTGTCCGGTTCGGTGTAATCGACCAAGGTCTCGCCGTTGACCTTCAAGACGATGTGTTTGCCTTGCACGATGATCTCTTGAGTGTACCACTGGTTGTCTTTGACCGGCGGGTTGGCGACGTTTTTCACGGCGTACAGGCTGCTGGTTTTCTTGGGGTCATGGTGCGAGATATTGACCTGGCACTCGTAGCCGAATTTGGGCCAGCCACTGTCTTGGTAGCGGGTGTGGAAGTAGATGCCGGCGTTGCTGCCGGGCGTGGTTTTCACGTCGGCTTTGAAGTGAAAGTTTTTCAGCGGAGCCTGGTCACCTACGTAGAACAGGTGGCTGCGAGGGCCCGCGCAAACCAGTTGGCCGTCTTCCACTTTCCAGCTTTCGACATTTTCGTTGGCTTTCCATCCAGACAGCGACTGGCCGTCGAACAGTGAAACAAAACCGGCTTCGGTATCGGTGGCTGCCGGCGATTCGGCTCGCAAGACGGCGGAGGGCGCCAGCACGGTCAAACTGGCCAGGGCAGCGAGGACAAACAGGCGAGAGGGCATCATGGGGGAGGGTTCCAAGGTGTTTTGTTGGCAACGCAGGTCGTTAAAAAAACGTCGGCTGGTGGGGACCAGCCGACGTATCAGATTGATCGTTTGCTCAACTCGAGCATTTCGCTCGTCTCGAGCATCCCGGTGTGGGCTACAGTCCGGCGTCGGTAGCGGGCAATTCGCCAGCTTTGATTTTATCGCCGAATTTCTTCCCGTCCGAGCTCATCTTTTCGGCGGTTTTCTTAAAGCCTTCCAGGATTTCAGCTTTAACCTTCTCCGGTTCCGCTTTGATGCGTTCTTTGGAGAAGTTTTCAGCATCCAGGAATTTGCCCATGGCCTTGCCATATTCGTTGCGAGCTTCGTCTTTTTTCTCGCCCTTGACGTGACAGACATAGCAGCCGGCTTTGCGGCCCGCACGTTTGAATTCGTCGGAGGCGTCATCGCCGAGGTACTTGGCCTTCCACTGTTTGCTGAATTCGCTGATCGCAAACGCGGGAGAGCCCAAGAGCATGAGGGTCAATGCCATTAAAGCCAGTCGTTTCATTCGCTAGTCCTCTGGGGAAAATTGAGTCAGGGAGTCATCGAGGGGACGGTTCACACGGGCAATCCTAGGCCGCCACAGTGGGCAGGCAATCCCAGGTTTGAATGCATAACCACAGAAATTCTACCTCAATGATTAAATCTACTCGGGTACCGCTTGTCAAATCTTGAGTCAGCTTGCCGGGTTCGTCCCCCCGTTGGGGCGGGTGTGGCTTCGCGGCTGGAGGCGGTCAGGGGGTCGCCGACACGCGTTCGCTGACCGCTGGCACCTGCGCCGGCAGCAGCTGCGGCAGTTGGTCGCCGTCAAAGCCGGGGACCACGGTGCCGTCTTGCTGGAAGTCTTGCGGGGTCATCAGGTGGGTGGGGTTTTGGTCGACGGCGGTGGGCTGAGTCCAGTTGATCACGGACTGAGGCGCCTGCTCTTTCATCCAGGCGGGCGGGCTGTTGCCGGCCAAGTCGCTCAAGCGGTACAGCACGCTGTCGTCCTGTTGGTCGGAGATCGCGACGATGCGGTCGCTTTTGCCGGTCCCGCTGTCGTAATGATTGCCCGATCCGGCCAGCAGGATCAGCGGACCGTCGTTCAGGTCGGCGACCGAGTTGATTTCGATGTGAGCGGAGCCCATATCGGTGGTGAAGGCGCAATTGGTGCAGTTGCGATTAATCACCACGGGGACCGTTCCGGAGGGTCCTAGGTTTTGGACGGCCAAGCCTTGGGGCAGATAAGCCGTGACGTCGCGGAGCAGCAGTTTCAATTGGGTGCGGCCAGCGGGCGGTTTACTCAGGGCGCCTCCGGTTTCGAGCAACCGCTGCGAAACGGCCAGCAAACCGTTCTCCCAACGCAGCTGCAGCTGAGCCGCATCGCTCATCCGCATCAATGTCATCTGTCCCCGCGCGATCACGTCTTGCAGGTCGATGGCGACCAGCGGCGGCCCGGTCGAGACGGTGCCTTCGCTGCTGCTGGGCGGTGGAGCGACGCCGATATGAAAGGCATTGATGGGCTCGCGGCCGTTGGCGTTGTCGATCGTGATCGCACAGTTCTCTAGATACACTCCGCGATTGGCCGCGACGTGGAACAGGGCGCCGCCGTGCACGGCATTGCTGGGAACCTTCCAATGGAACTGCAGGTTTTCAAAGCGGATGCGGTGCTCGCCGATGTCCACCATGACCGCATTTTCCATCGCCAGCAGCGGCGAACTTTCAAAACGAATCTGACAGCCCGTTTCAGGACCGACGATCACCAATCCGCTCTGTTCGATCACCAGTGGCGGAGACGATATCAGCGGGGAGGCGATTTCAATCCGCTGGATGTTGTGTTCGGCCGCCAAGCTTAGGGCAGCAGAAAATGTGGAGGCCACAAGTTCATCAGACGCGGCATCGACCGGGCCGCCGACGCGGATCTTGGTCGCGGCCAGCGTGGTGTCGGGCGTCGGCAACGACACAATCGACGGCGTTTCGCTGCCCTGCAGTTCGGCCGGTACCGGGATCTCCGTGATCTGCGGCGGTTGCATGGCTTCATCCTCCACCACCGCGTCGGCCGTAACATCTGGAACCGCCACGGCGGTGGAATCGGAATCGTCGCTAGGCTCGGCGTCGGCCGTTGGGGCGTCCTCGCTGATCAGCTCCGCGGCGGAGGCCAGCGGGCGCGGGACCGATACGTCCAAAGCACTGACCGAGGACAGCAGTTGCAGCCAAGCCACGCTTAACAGCAGCACGGCGGCGGCGGCAAACCACGGCAGATGTCGTTCCAGTCGGGTCAGCCAAGAGTTTCCGCCGGGGATCGAAAGCGTTCCCAGGCCAAGCGACCTTTGAAGATTTTCGCGTCGCGCCAGTTCGGCTAAATCGGCCAGCAGGTCAAGCGGGCGGCGATAACGATCCCCGGGGCGTTTGGCCAGCATCTTGTGCAGGATGGCCGTCAAGTCGTCGCTGACTTCCAGTCGCAATTCCCGCGGATCAGGCGGCGGTGAATTGCCATGGCTGAGCAATTTCTGTAGCACCGTGCCGCCCGGATAAGGCGGTCGTCCGGTCAACATGTAATACAACGTGCAACCGAGCGAATAAATGTCGCTGCGGACGTCGGCATCTCGCGGGTCACGAGCTTGCTCGGGAGAGATATAGTCGAATGTACCGAGCGTGACGCCGCTGGCCGTCATATCCCCGGAGACTTCCAATTGCATCGTTCGGGCCAGCCCCATGTCCACGACTTTGACTTGCCCGTCGGGCCGCAGCAGCACGTTGGATGGTTTGATGTCGCGGTGCACGATGCCGCGTTGGTGAGCGTGGTCGAGCGCTTCGGCGACCTGGCGAGCGTAATACACCGCGTCGTCGATCGACAGCACGCCGTCGCGAGCCACCAAGTCGCGAATGTTGGTGCCTTCGATGAACTCAAAGACGATGTAATGCCAGTCGTCATGGCGGCCGACATCGTAGACACGGGCGATATGAGGATGGTCCAGCTTGGCGGCGCTTTGGGCTTCGTTACGAAACCGCCGCAATAGATCCGGGTCTTCGCCGACCCGAGGGATCACCTTGATGGCCACGGTGCGGTCCAACCGCGTGTCATGCGCGCTAAACACCGCGCCCATGCCGCCGCCGCCGATCAGCTGATTCAGTTGAAAGTGATTCAGATGATGGCCCAGCAGTACGCTAGCGATTTCCGCCGGGCTATGCCCCAACGCATTGGCCGGCGTGCCACCACCGGCTTTACGGATCACCGTCTTGGCGGCTGCCAGATCGTCATCGGGCAGCTCTTGGGCGGAGGGAGAGTCCTCCAGGCCGGCAACTTCCG from Roseimaritima ulvae includes these protein-coding regions:
- a CDS encoding serine/threonine-protein kinase — protein: MSFSHPSEIILSSTDPELPDPIPPGLARYSNFREMARGGNALLRSCIDTVVGRTVAVKTLLPNVCRDRHERRRFLREARVTAQLQHPNTVPVYEIGDDPKEGLFFTMKRISGENFFEVLKRVARNDPQTLTMYPVRERIEIVSNVCQALAYAHLRGVIHRDVKPENIWVGNFGEVILLDWGVAKVWGHVDENPAIGASVLRVADDKDQLQALTQQGVRPGTPLYMSPEQVRGNRTIDERTDVFSVGVVLYEMLTLCEPFKGRTIDETFDNICHRELPPPSQRGTRDDVPPAIDDIVLKAIAKRPNDRYTHMRELVDALQDVAAHL
- a CDS encoding glutamine synthetase beta-grasp domain-containing protein, yielding MTKCKLEYIWLDGYQPTQTLRSKTKVVDDFSGNVEDAEVWSFDGSSTQQAAGNSSDCLLKPVACYPDPGRLGKGFLVMCEVMNSDGTPHRTNGRSTIMDDDDDFWFGFEQEYTIWNPDTNKPIGFPAEGFPAPQGPYYCSVGSGKAIGREIVEEHLELCLESGLNVEGINAEVMMGQWEFQVFAKSAKRAGDEVWVARYLLERVAEAHSVSINWHCKPVQGDWNGSGMHANFSNSLLRTCGSQEVYEQVCNAFQPRIQEHIDVYGADNDQRLTGLHETQSIDKFSYGVSDRGASIRIPIATVERGWKGWLEDRRPASNADPYMVASAIINTVRSAKVGTPA
- the mutL gene encoding DNA mismatch repair endonuclease MutL; protein product: MPTIRQLPPNLVNQIAAGEVIERPASVVKELLENSVDAGARRIELLIEKGGTERIRVSDDGCGISAEQLPLAVTSHATSKLPDDDSLFHVGTLGFRGEALASIASVSQMLIRSRTEAGSEGAELRIRGGVLEPVAPCGCPQGTSIEIRNLFFNTPVRRKFLRTPQTERGHIVEAFTRLALANPQIHMVLSNGDKTLYDLPQTERWVDRIEAFFGGEVSDSLIPLDSDDGQIRISGYACDPAVSRGNNRMQYLFLNGRFIRDRSLQHALGEAYRGLLMVGRFPVGFLRVSIPPEMVDVNVHPCKLEVRFTDGGRIYSRVLQTLRHRFLSTDMTMRVGPSSPAASSDASNGDATNSESTAPLPSGSALGMAPSVEASQRQNVIDWARTGTTAPPIAASLSGVPQFQPFADGPSSVAGSLPAAHSGGLGPGAADAGQPSSDPAAPWEQTMGQPGVLPSADGTHGGDPLSAVGRTDPAHSPPLSHLGLQVHNRYLVTQDEKGMVVVDQHALHERVLYERIREKVLGEGIETQRLLVPEPVSLTPAEQTAALDAKDVLDKVGIEIEPFGGDTVLVQSYPAMLANLSPSEVLRQSLESIIAAGKDPEIRDLLDHLLHTIACKAAIKAGDRLAAEEITSLLEQRDLYQDTHHCPHGRPTALFFSRDELDRMFGRLGPRGRANV
- a CDS encoding Gfo/Idh/MocA family oxidoreductase, with protein sequence MLRSILLTNDQYMSTQINRRRAIQGLAAGSVAFYHGTSSRRVSAAESPNEKLNIACIGVGGRGSANVNGVSSQNLVAFADVDEKRAGGMFSKYSKTRRYTDYRKLLDELGQDLDAIVISTPDHTHFHPAYAAMQLGLHVYLEKPLAHNVWETRTLTEYARKHNLATQLGAQRHAMSNMHRVVELVQSGAIGKVSEVHCWVGGSRGMPSIPNDTPPVPATLDYDLWLGPAQPRPYHPSFCPYGWRFWWDFGTGETGNWGCHILDIPFWALGLKYPTRVKASGPEVDEERTPKAMHCEFQYPAVESRGPVKLHWYHGTPPILKEKGLSSKGNNTLFLGEDGMLLCGFDRLQLLPEEKFADYQRPQKFIPDSPGFHKEWIAACKGAEAATCNFDYSGPLAETVLLGNVAYRAGGFHWDAATLKTGDNAAAQALIKESYRPGWEI
- a CDS encoding 3-keto-disaccharide hydrolase, whose amino-acid sequence is MMPSRLFVLAALASLTVLAPSAVLRAESPAATDTEAGFVSLFDGQSLSGWKANENVESWKVEDGQLVCAGPRSHLFYVGDQAPLKNFHFKADVKTTPGSNAGIYFHTRYQDSGWPKFGYECQVNISHHDPKKTSSLYAVKNVANPPVKDNQWYTQEIIVQGKHIVLKVNGETLVDYTEPDNKQPESDQFTRRLDQGTFALQAHDPDSKVYFKNLRVKKLP
- a CDS encoding serine/threonine-protein kinase, with product MDSTPDLPPSDADKGTLPDADKGKLSDATGEPANGAMGDASTDPHLPPEVAGLEDSPSAQELPDDDLAAAKTVIRKAGGGTPANALGHSPAEIASVLLGHHLNHFQLNQLIGGGGMGAVFSAHDTRLDRTVAIKVIPRVGEDPDLLRRFRNEAQSAAKLDHPHIARVYDVGRHDDWHYIVFEFIEGTNIRDLVARDGVLSIDDAVYYARQVAEALDHAHQRGIVHRDIKPSNVLLRPDGQVKVVDMGLARTMQLEVSGDMTASGVTLGTFDYISPEQARDPRDADVRSDIYSLGCTLYYMLTGRPPYPGGTVLQKLLSHGNSPPPDPRELRLEVSDDLTAILHKMLAKRPGDRYRRPLDLLADLAELARRENLQRSLGLGTLSIPGGNSWLTRLERHLPWFAAAAVLLLSVAWLQLLSSVSALDVSVPRPLASAAELISEDAPTADAEPSDDSDSTAVAVPDVTADAVVEDEAMQPPQITEIPVPAELQGSETPSIVSLPTPDTTLAATKIRVGGPVDAASDELVASTFSAALSLAAEHNIQRIEIASPLISSPPLVIEQSGLVIVGPETGCQIRFESSPLLAMENAVMVDIGEHRIRFENLQFHWKVPSNAVHGGALFHVAANRGVYLENCAITIDNANGREPINAFHIGVAPPPSSSEGTVSTGPPLVAIDLQDVIARGQMTLMRMSDAAQLQLRWENGLLAVSQRLLETGGALSKPPAGRTQLKLLLRDVTAYLPQGLAVQNLGPSGTVPVVINRNCTNCAFTTDMGSAHIEINSVADLNDGPLILLAGSGNHYDSGTGKSDRIVAISDQQDDSVLYRLSDLAGNSPPAWMKEQAPQSVINWTQPTAVDQNPTHLMTPQDFQQDGTVVPGFDGDQLPQLLPAQVPAVSERVSATP